A genomic segment from Mustela lutreola isolate mMusLut2 chromosome 15, mMusLut2.pri, whole genome shotgun sequence encodes:
- the RAPGEFL1 gene encoding rap guanine nucleotide exchange factor-like 1: MKPLEKFLKKQTSQLAGRTVAGGPGGGPGSCGGPGGGGGPGGGGGPTGGLRPLQRRQSVSRLLLPAFLREPPAEPGLEPPPEEEGGEPAGVAEELGSGGPCWLQLEEVPGPGPLGGGGPLRSPSSYSSDELSPGEPLTSPPWAPLGAPERPEHLLNRVLERLAGGATRDSAASDILLDDIVLTHSLFLPTEKFLQELHQYFVWAGGMEGPEGLGRKQACLAMLLHFLDTYQGLLQEEEGAGRIIKDLYLLIMKDESLYQDLREDTLRLHQLVETVELKIPEESQPPSKQVKPLFRHFRRIDSCLQTRVAFRGSDEIFCRVYMPDHSYVTIRSRLSASVQDILGSVTEKLQYSEEPAGREDSLILVAVASSGEKVLLQPTEDCVFTTLGINSHLFACTRDSYEALMPLPEEIQVSPGDTEIHRVEPEDVANHLTAFHWELFRCVHELEFVDYVFHGERGRRETANLELLLQRCSEVTHWVATEVLLCEAPGKRAQLLKKFLKIAAICKQNQDLLSFYAVVMGLDNAAVSRLRLTWEKLPGKFKNLFRKFENLTDPCRNHKSYREVISKMKPPVIPFVPLILKDLTFLHEGSKTLVDGLVNIEKLHSVAEKVRTVRKYRSRPLCLDMEASPHHLQTKAYVRQFQVIDNQNLLFELSYKLEANSQ; the protein is encoded by the exons atgaaGCCGTTGGAGAAATTTTTGAAGAAGCAGACGTCGCAGCTGGCGGGGCGAACGGTGGCGGGAGGTCCCGGCGGGGGTCCGGGAAGCTGCGGCGGccctggcgggggcgggggaccTGGCGGGGGCGGCGGTCCAACCGGGGGACTGCGGCCGCTGCAGCGGCGTCAGAGCGTGTCTCGCCTGCTGCTCCCCGCTTTCCTCCGAGAGCCCCCAGCCGAGCCGGGGCTGGAGCCGCCCCctgaagaggaagggggagagccGGCGGGGGTCGCGGAGGAGCTTGGCAGCGGGGGACCCTGTTGGCTACAGCTCGAGGAGGTGCCGGGGCCCGGGCCGCTCGGGGGAGGGGGGCCCCTACGCTCCCCTTCCTCGTACTCCTCTGACGAGCTGTCCCCGGGTGAGCCCCTGACTTCCCCGCCCTGGGCCCCCCTGGGCGCCCCCGAGCGGCCGGAGCATCTTCTGAACCGGGTGCTGGAGCGGCTCGCCGGAGGGGCCACCAGGGACAGCGCCGCCTCAG ATATCCTGCTGGATGACATCGTCCTCacccattctctcttcctccccacggAGAAATTTCTGCAGGAGCTACACCAGTA TTTTGTTTGGGCAGGAGGCATGGAGGGCCCCGAGGGGCTGGGCCGGAAGCAGGCTTGTCTAGCCATGCTCCTTCATTTCCTGGACACATACCAGGGGCTGctgcaggaggaagagggggccGGCCGCATCATCAAG gaTCTGTACCTGCTGATTATGAAGGATGAGTCCCTTTACCAGGACCTCCGAGAGGACACAttgaggctgcaccagcttgtggAAACAGTGGAGCTAAA GATCCCAGAGGAAAGCCAGCCACCCAGTAAGCAAGTGAAGCCACTCTTCCGTCACTTCCGCCGGATTGACTCCTGCCTGCAGACCCGAGTGGCCTTCCGGGGCTCTGATGAGA TCTTCTGCCGGGTCTACATGCCTGACCACTCTTACGTGACCATCCGCAGCCGCCTCTCGGCGTCTGTGCAGGACATCCTGGGCTCTGTGACAGAGAAATTGCAGTACTCAGAGGAGCCTGCTGGGCGTGAGGACTCCCTCATCCTGGTGGCTGTGGCTTCCTCCGGAG AGAAGGTCCTTCTCCAGCCGACTGAAGACTGTGTCTTCACCACACTGGGCATCAACAGCCACCTGTTCGCCTGCACGCGGGACAGCTATGAGGCCCTG atgcccctcccagaggagatCCAGGTCTCCCCTGGAGACACAGAGATCCACCGAGTGGAGCCGGAGGACGTTGCCAACCACCTTACTGCCTTCCACTGGGAGCTGTTCCGATGTGTGCATGAG CTGGAATTCGTGGACTATGTGTTCCATGGGGAGCGCGGCCGCCGGGAGACGGCCAACCTGGAGCTGCTGCTGCAGCGTTGCAGCGAGGTCACGCACTGGGTGGCCACCGAGGTGCTGCTCTGCGAGGCCCCGGGCAAGCGCGCGCAGCTGCTCAAGAAGTTCCTCAAGATCGCGGCCAT CTGCAAGCAGAACCAGGACCTGCTGTCCTTCTACGCCGTGGTCATGGGACTGGACAACGCTGCGGTTAGCCGCCTGCGACTCACCTGGGAG AAGCTGCCAGGGAAATTCAAGAACTTGTTCCGCAAATTTGAGAACCTGACA GACCCctgcaggaaccacaaaagctACCGAGAAGTGATCTCCAAGATGAAACCTCCTGTGATTCCCTTCGTGCCTCTGATCCTCAAAG ACCTGACTTTCCTGCACGAGGGGAGTAAGACCCTTGTTGATGGTTTGGTGAACATCGAGAAGCTG CATTCAGTGGCTGAAAAAGTGAGGACAGTCCGCAAATACCGGAGCCGGCCCCTCT GCCTGGATATGGAGGCATCGCCCCATCACCTGCAGACCAAGGCCTATGTGCGCCAGTTCCAGGTCATCGACAACCAGAACCTCCTCTTTGAGCTCTCCTACAAGCTAGAGGCCAATAGTCAGTGA